The nucleotide sequence CCGGTATATTTCTCTATGGGTGTTTCAAAGCCCAACTCTCTCCGTATTTCGAGATTCGATATTGCCTGACACCCAACAAAAAAGGTTACGAAAATGAGAAGGAATAGCATGGTTCGTACGACGTATTTCATATTTTTCCCTTTTGAGTGTGGTATCGGATGTTTGAAGAAAATTTTTCTGTGAAGAACACTTGCATTCAACTATATGATTAAGTTTATATATTATTCAAAAAACTGTCAAGCAAAAAGTATTACCCAGGCGGACTATCGTTTAGTTCTTTACACTGAAACGTCCTATGAAGACTAAATGATTGTGGTCGTGATGCCAAAGACGATGCCAGCCAAGGCTACTCCGGCGAGTGCATCAATCGCATAATGGAATCTACCGTAGACGGTGCCGAGGGTTAATCCAATACACATTGGCAGTAGAATTAGAAACGCTGTACTATCGTAACGGAGGGCGTAAAGCAGCACAATCACTGATAGCGAGACGTGTGAACTCGGAAATGCCGTGCCTTTCGATGAACCTCTTGAGATAATTGAATGTGTCAGTTTGAAGAAGAAACCCTTGGACAATTTCCCTTGAATCTTTTCAAAAAGGTAGCGCGGACCGGTAGCAGGCAGAAATGGATAGCAGAGTAGACTCAGATTAAAGGTCAGTGTCTCCGCGAAAACTGTTTCTTGAAATGGACCTATCCTTCCACTAAAATAGAGCCACGCCGCTAAAAACACGGCAATGACGTAGTAACTAAAGTAGCAGAGGTGTAAAATCTCCGATAGAATTATAGACGGAAACCGATCGCTGAGTTCAAGGCTTGGCATCCCTTTGAAGACCCGTTTTTCGCAGCGGATCACTGTTTCATCGAAATAGTGTTGAAACACCATCTGTGTCAATTTTCCCATCTCAAAATAGAAAATTGCGATGGTGGACAGTGGGTACCAATCGCGTAGAAATTGCAAGGGAAACGCCATCTGTTCATTGACGAACGTTAGCGATATAATTCCAGCAATCCAGAACGCACGTGTGAGCAAATGGAGGGACCAGCGTACGACATTTCTGTGAAAAATCAGGATGAGCATGCCTGTGAGGGCTAAGTATCCGATGGCAACCCAATCATAGAGGAGAAAGTTCATAGATTTGTTTTTAACGCAACGTTGTGAGTTTTTTCAGAGAATTTACTCTATTGCAGGGAAAATGACAAGAAAAATTGACGCATTTGACAATTGGGGTATGAGTGTATACAATTAAAGTGAACTAAATTCTATTGACTAAAAAGGAGTCAAAAATTGAGGAATTCTTTGCTGATTTTACTTCTAATAGGGCTTGTTGTCGTTGGTATCACCGGATGCGAAAGAGCAATGACGAAACCGATGATGGATGCCCTCACACCGACTGAAATGCCTACGATGGATGATCCAGAGACTTTTACAGTTGCCCTCGTCCAAGCTGCGATCAATCTTTATAAGACAGAAGGGCGCGAAGCCGCTATAGCCTACCACAACGATCCAGCAAGTATTGACGGGCAGTGGTATGTGTTTATCCTTGATGAAAACGATCTGTTTGTCGCACAACCGGCGGCACCACACTTCATTGGTAAAGGCATAAAGGAGGCTCCCGGACTTGACGGATCGCTGATAGGTTTAGATATCACTGGGGCGACAGAAGAAGGTCGTTGGACTGAGTACTTGTGGCCGAATCCTGAAAACGGCAAATTAGAACTGAAACGCACATGGTCAATCCGGTACGACGGTTACCTCTTCGGTTCGGGATACTACGAATCGTGGAGGCCAGACCCTGCCACGCTAACACTTACCTCGAAAGACGATCCAGAGGCATTTACGCATGACTTCGTTCTGGCAGCGGTTGCCCGTTATGAATTTGCCGGTCTTGATGCTACGGCAGCCTACTACAATGACCCAATGAATATTGATGGGCAGTGGTATGTGCTCATTGCTGACGAGAACGATATCTATGTCGCTCACCCGCTGAGACCAGACTTCATAGGGATGGATATTAAGGATATTCTCGGTCTTGACGGAGCACCTGTCGGGGCAGAAATTGCCAAAGCAACAGGAACAGGACTCTGGATTGAGTACTTGTGGCCCAACCCTGAAAGCGGCGAGGTAGCGTTGAAGCGCACATGGGCAATTCGACATGACGGTTATCTCTTCGGTGCTGGATATTATCAACCGGTGGAAGGAGATTCTGCACCATAAGCATTCAATTTAACGAACTTGGTAGGTGCGGAATGTAATACAAGCAACGGATTTAGTCTCTCCCCAGACTAAATCCAGTCTATTCCCAGACTAAATCCCCTAACCGCACCGAACCTACACGATAAGTTTTATTGTGCAAATGTTCGGTTTCGCTGTTTTCAAATGAAACTGTCCGGTTAACAAGAATGGCGAGGTTCTAAGACCTCGCCTTTTATTTATTCCAAGTTCAGTACATGTTAGCGGTCAAGTAGTGGGAGACGAGGACGCTGAGACCGTTCTATTTTTTCAAGCTGCTCCCTTGCTCGCTTAAGTGCTTCCTCTGCACCCGTAAGTGCCTCCTCTGGGTCAACTTTGCCGAAGTACACTGCAGCCTTCCTGTTCCGACGGTGAAGTTTTTCAAGCATCTGCTTCAGATATGCGTCTTTATAGGTTTCCCAATCCTCAGTGGGGGCGATGCCAAAGAGTCTGGAGGACCAGACCTCTGGATTTTTTTCAAGTTCCATCAATTCATCCCGCTTGGATAGATAGGTCCAGTACTCTTCAAAATTGTCAATGGTAATTCCTTTATCAATGAGCATCTGGAGCCATTCATCCCGCGGGTATTTCGCATCGACTTCGCTCATAGGGAGTGGTACCTCATACTTAAAGACAGTGGTGCCTTCACGTGCGTAGCTGACACTTCCTGAAGTTATAGCGTACCTTTCGTTATACTTCTCGTCGTAGGCATTCCGCAGTGCTTTGACAGTCTGTGACACTGTAAAATCCTTAAAAAATATGGGTGGAGACGGAGCCTTCGGAAAATCTG is from Candidatus Poribacteria bacterium and encodes:
- a CDS encoding cache domain-containing protein — its product is MRNSLLILLLIGLVVVGITGCERAMTKPMMDALTPTEMPTMDDPETFTVALVQAAINLYKTEGREAAIAYHNDPASIDGQWYVFILDENDLFVAQPAAPHFIGKGIKEAPGLDGSLIGLDITGATEEGRWTEYLWPNPENGKLELKRTWSIRYDGYLFGSGYYESWRPDPATLTLTSKDDPEAFTHDFVLAAVARYEFAGLDATAAYYNDPMNIDGQWYVLIADENDIYVAHPLRPDFIGMDIKDILGLDGAPVGAEIAKATGTGLWIEYLWPNPESGEVALKRTWAIRHDGYLFGAGYYQPVEGDSAP
- a CDS encoding phosphatase PAP2 family protein yields the protein MNFLLYDWVAIGYLALTGMLILIFHRNVVRWSLHLLTRAFWIAGIISLTFVNEQMAFPLQFLRDWYPLSTIAIFYFEMGKLTQMVFQHYFDETVIRCEKRVFKGMPSLELSDRFPSIILSEILHLCYFSYYVIAVFLAAWLYFSGRIGPFQETVFAETLTFNLSLLCYPFLPATGPRYLFEKIQGKLSKGFFFKLTHSIISRGSSKGTAFPSSHVSLSVIVLLYALRYDSTAFLILLPMCIGLTLGTVYGRFHYAIDALAGVALAGIVFGITTTII